A region from the Gossypium hirsutum isolate 1008001.06 chromosome A08, Gossypium_hirsutum_v2.1, whole genome shotgun sequence genome encodes:
- the LOC107899180 gene encoding GDSL esterase/lipase At5g18430, with the protein MASSLALVSWLVLVLTLAMAVSKTQVEAARAFFVFGDSLVDNGNNNYLATTARADSPPYGIDTPGRRPTGRFSNGKNIPDFISEALGSEPLLPYLSPELNGDRLLVGANFASAGIGILNDTGIQFINIIRMFRQFEYFQEYQGRLANLVGTTKAQRIVSEALVLITVGGNDFVNNYFLVPFSARSRQFSLPDYVRYLISEYRKLLMRLYELGARKVLVTGTGPLGCVPAELAMRSPNGQCAAELQRAAGLFNPQLVQMINGLNSDLGANVFIAANTQQQTNDFISNPGAFGFTTSKIACCGQGPYNGLGLCTIASNLCPNRDLYAFWDPFHPSEKANRIIVNMILRGSTNYMSPMNLSSLLALDTIPRT; encoded by the exons ATGGCGAGTTCACTGGCTCTTGTTTCATGGCTGGTTCTAGTTTTAACCCTTGCAATGGCAGTTTCAAAGACTCAAGTCGAAGCTGCCAGGGCATTCTTCGTATTCGGTGACTCGTTGGTCGACAATGGCAACAACAATTATCTAGCTACCACTGCTCGAGCCGATTCACCTCCTTATGGCATTGACACTCCGGGTCGTCGCCCCACTGGTCGCTTCTCGAATGGCAAAAACATACCCGATTTCATCA GTGAAGCACTCGGTTCGGAGCCGCTACTGCCGTATTTGAGTCCGGAACTCAATGGAGATAGGCTACTTGTTGGTGCCAACTTTGCTTCGGCTGGTATTGGTATCCTTAATGACACCGGAATACAATTT ATAAACATTATAAGAATGTTCAGGCAATTTgaatactttcaagaataccagGGCCGGTTAGCTAACCTCGTCGGTACCACCAAAGCACAGCGGATTGTATCAGAAGCTCTCGTACTCATCACTGTCGGCGGCAATGATTTTGTGAACAACTACTTCTTGGTCCCATTTTCCGCAAGATCTCGACAATTCAGTCTACCGGATTACGTTAGATATCTTATCTCCGAGTACAGAAAACTTctaatg AGACTGTACGAACTTGGAGCGAGGAAGGTTCTGGTGACCGGCACCGGACCATTGGGTTGTGTTCCTGCCGAATTAGCCATGCGGAGCCCGAATGGTCAATGTGCAGCCGAGTTGCAACGAGCTGCCGGCTTGTTTAACCCACAACTGGTTCAAATGATAAATGGACTCAACAGTGATCTTGGTGCTAATGTTTTCATTGCTGCTAATACACAACAACAAACCAATGATTTCATTAGTAACCCCGGAGCCTTTG GATTTACTACATCAAAGATAGCATGTTGTGGGCAAGGACCTTACAATGGACTAGGATTATGTACCATAGCATCTAATTTGTGTCCGAACCGTGACTTGTATGCCTTTTGGGATCCGTTCCATCCGTCGGAGAAGGCAAACAGGATTATCGTCAACATGATATTGAGAGGGTCGACAAATTACATGAGTCCCATGAATCTAAGCTCTTTATTGGCTTTGGACACCATTCCAAGGACTTAG